A genome region from Arachis duranensis cultivar V14167 chromosome 6, aradu.V14167.gnm2.J7QH, whole genome shotgun sequence includes the following:
- the LOC110273134 gene encoding uncharacterized protein LOC110273134 → MSWCNPVATVFITLKSIFDRKKELQQLVVDSIFTNHKLGRSATGRAVSAIILDCKFWDDCFTICKPVGHLIYLLKVVDADDKPSLGYIYEGMLRAEDAIKEMFRQSKTAYQPYTYIINSRWDKHLKKDLHAAAYFLNPKFFFNENYKEAPNVMRGLLDLVNFYCKCNNLDSVQAMKEMHLFRDQKESFDRQEVIPAASELKPDEWWRLFGGSAPCLQKIAIRILSQASASSGCERNWSLFDQIHTKRRNRLEHYRLNDIVYVTYNLRLKSSQVDFWVTEEVVEKEPNFPSNVDDLLREIDADLYQSGGGSSGLYAASLDSSADQGGNEGEDHPTEADLQQVLADFDD, encoded by the exons ATGTCCTGGTGTAACCCGGTTGCAACTGTGTTTATTACATTGAAGAGCATCTTTGACCGTAAAAAGGAGTTACAACAATTGGTTGTAGATTCAATTTTCACTAATCACAAATTAGGAAGGAGTGCTACTGGTAGAGCTGTGAGTGCTATTATTCTAGACTGTAAATTTTGGGACGATTGCTTTACTATATGTAAACCTGTGGGCCATCTGATTTACTTGCTGAAGGTTGTTGATGCTGATGACAAACCATCTTTGGGATATATTTATGAAGGAATGCTAAGGGCAGAAGATGCAATTAAGGAGATGTTTAGGCAATCCAAGACTGCATATCAGCCGTACACATATATTATCAACTCAAGATGGGACAAGCATTTGAAGAAAGATCTTCATGCGGCAGCTTACTTCCTGAATcctaaattcttttttaatgaaaattataaagaaGCACCTAATGTTATGCGAGGTTTGCTTGATCTTGTTAACTTTTATTGCAAGTGTAACAATTTGGATTCAGTTCAGGCAATGAAAGAAATGCATTTATTTAGAGATCAGAAGGAAAGTTTTGATAGACAAGAAGTTATTCCAGCTGCATCTGAACTTAAGCCTG ATGAATGGTGGAGGTTATTCGGAGGCTCTGCTCCATGTCTACAAAAGATAGCTATTCGTATTCTTAGCCAAGCATCTGCTTCTTCTGGGTGTGAGAGAAATTGGAGCCTTTTTGACCAGATTcatacaaaaagaagaaatagattgGAGCATTATAGACTTAATGACATTGTTTATGTTACTTATAATTTGCGTCTTAAATCCAG TCAAGTTGACTTTTGGGTGACTGAAGAGGTAGTAGAGAAAGAGCCTAATTTTCCTAGTAATGTGGATGACTTATTGC gtgaaattgatgctgatttATATCAAAGTGGCGGTGGTAGTAGTGGTCTTTATGCTGCATCTCTTGATTCTTCTGCTGATCAGGGTGGGAATGAAGGTGAAGATCATCCCACCGAAGCAGATTTGCAACAAGTTCTTGcggattttgatgattga